The following coding sequences lie in one Xyrauchen texanus isolate HMW12.3.18 chromosome 25, RBS_HiC_50CHRs, whole genome shotgun sequence genomic window:
- the LOC127618449 gene encoding transcription factor 21, translating into MSTGSISDVDEFHEAELLDGLLKFGSGNDPGTLNESTEDSSNCEGASVTEHTGTTGKRRKTAAMRKSAPNGVAQEGKQVQRNAANARERARMRVLSKAFSRLKTTLPWVPPDTKLSKLDTLRLASSYIAHLRQILANDKYENGYIHPVNLTWPFMVAGKPENELKEMLNSTRLCGTTAS; encoded by the exons ATGTCCACGGGTTCCATCAGCGACGTGGATGAATTTCATGAGGCTGAGCTGCTGGATGGTCTTTTGAAATTCGGTTCCGGTAACGACCCTGGGACATTAAACGAGAGCACGGAGGACAGCTCCAACTGCGAAGGAGCTTCTGTTACAGAACATACCGGAACCACGGGAAAGCGGCGTAAAACAGCTGCCATGCGAAAATCGGCACCCAACGGTGTGGCCCAAGAGGGAAAGCAGGTCCAGAGGAACGCGGCAAACGCGCGCGAGAGAGCAAGGATGCGCGTGTTGAGCAAAGCCTTCTCCCGGTTGAAGACGACGTTACCGTGGGTTCCACCGGACACCAAACTCTCCAAACTGGACACATTGCGTCTGGCCTCTAGCTACATCGCGCACCTGCGACAGATCCTTGCCAATGACAAATACGAAAATGGCTACATCCATCCTGTCAACCTG acgTGGCCGTTTATGGTGGCGGGAAAACCGGAAAATGaactgaaagaaatgttgaattcaaCACGTTTATGCGGCACTACAGCTTCCTGA